The genomic window TTTCCGAATTATCCGGGCAATACACCATCTTGGTCGTGACCCACAACATGCAACAAGCCGCCCGCGTCAGTGACTTCACCGCCTTTATGTACCTGGGTCACCTGATCGAATACGGCCACACCGAAGTTTTATTTAACGACCCGCGGCTGCGCGAAACGGACGACTACATCACCGGACGATTCGGTTAATCGCCGCCTTCACGTTTCCTCTCACCTCTACCATTTTTCAGCGGACCCCCATCATGCTAATTCGACTTGTTGTAGGCCTCGCCGCCGTCCTGTTGCTCGCCGCCAGCGGCTCGCGCTGCTCCGCGCAATCGCCGGGACGCTCGGATTCTCAAAAGCAGTACGCCGAATCGCTGTGGCAATACCTTAACCGCGTCGACTACCGCGGCCGAGAACACTTCCAGCCTGAGAACGATTTTCCCAGCGGTCCGCCGTCCAGCGAATCGTCCAAGCACTTTCGATTTGTCTCGAAGAAGACCGCCGCCGATTCATCCGACGGCGTGATCATCGTTACCGAGCACTACCAAGGGCAAGACGACACGCCGGTCGCCATCACGGCTCGCCGCAAAATGGCGGACGGGTTTGATCCGCAAAACGATGACTGGCATTGGGTGCATTACACCGCGGCGGGAGAAGCCGTGGCCACCTCGGCAGATCGCAGCCCCTGGTCGAAGCCCGGCTTTTCCGTGTTTGAGCAGGATGGGCGACTGTGGGTGTTCGATATCGCTAGACCTGAACTGGCGGAATTTGTCAGCAAGGGCGAACTGGCCAAGCATGTGATTCGCCCCGGCGCTGGCCCCAACGGCATGACCGTAAAAGCTCCGGATGCCGAAACCCTGGATCGCTACTTGGCCACCAAACCAGGCTTTGTCGTCCACTTCGAAGATGGTCGGCTGTGGATTTTTCGCGCCCAGTCGGAAGCGCTGGCCGATTTTCGCAGACAGGGCGAACTGGCCAAGCATGTGATTCGCCCCGGTGCCGGCCCCAACGGCGTGACAGTAAAAGCCCCCGATGCCGAAGTGATCGATGCCTACTTGGTCGCTCAACCGGGTTTCGTCACCCAGTTCGAAGACGGGCGGCTGTGGGTGTTCCGCCAAGGCAGTCCCGAACTGAAGGCGTTCCGCGAAGCCGGCGAATTGGCCAAACATGTGATTCGCCCCGGTGCCGGGCCGGACGGACGAACCGTAAAGGGACCGGATGCGGCCACCCTCGACGCCTACCTGCGGGCCTGCGGCGTGCCAGCGACGCCTTAAACTGCCCCAGCTCCCTCGACTTGGTCTCTGGTGAATCACAGAATTGACGTTATAAATGCTGTGTTCCCTCCTGGGATATACACAACTCGCCAGAGGCCTATCGTGAATCAGGAAGATCCTACTTTTGCCGAAAAAATGCTGTTCAACGCGAATCTGCAGGAATTCGCGATGCGGATCGGATTCATTTGCGGATTGGAAGCGCAGGAAAAAATTTCGCAAGCCGAAGCCTACGATCGGATCAAGCAGCTGTGGAAGGAACTCAAACGTAGCAAACGCAATTTGAATATCGGCAGCGACGTCGATAAAGGCTAGGCTGCGTCTGAAACCGGCCCGGGACGTGAAATGAATAACTGCAGCATTGGATTTGAGGCCTCATTCTTCACCCTCCTTTTCAAGGAGGGTCGAGCCTTAGCGAGGGGAGGTTCTTTTGCAGCGGCGCGGCCGCCCTCTCCTCGCTGACGCTCGACTCTCCCCGAGGGAGAGTGAAGGGAATCCGTCAACAAACCGTTTCACGTCCCCCTGGCAAAAAGCATCGCTGGCATTTTTGGCACAAATCGATGATAAT from Roseimaritima ulvae includes these protein-coding regions:
- a CDS encoding DUF7219 family protein gives rise to the protein MNQEDPTFAEKMLFNANLQEFAMRIGFICGLEAQEKISQAEAYDRIKQLWKELKRSKRNLNIGSDVDKG